Proteins encoded in a region of the Nitrospirota bacterium genome:
- a CDS encoding bifunctional proline dehydrogenase/L-glutamate gamma-semialdehyde dehydrogenase: MAHVPLSRFPRSILDKGPIESHTYEMEKYSSDELENKISEIGGKIIERLNQRPSLLSALTRNHLTDSLISLSLKNNALRSSLFRFIDVLPSLKSDQEVIAVFLEYLSEKLDQFPASFRQGLKWAEKGTVLNPIAARSIRSMVESLASRFILGKNFKEAIPAIYRLQKSDRSVSVDLLGETTLSSSEGIACQNHYLELLEKLHEFPSERKGAQISVKLSSLNHRLNPADWDNTIRTSVELLRPIFEKAKALGVAVILDMESHYLKDLIIKTFTTLLEEESFREKPHAGIAIQNYLARSPEDLNGLVKWAESRNRPIMIRMVKGAYWDYEIAQALQKNWPIPVFLNKGETDLQIEKGVEFLLGHSPLIRTIIGSHNIRTLSSAIAINELSGFTKDHLEIQMLYGMADPLQIALVELGHSVRIYAPTGEILPGMAYLIRRLMENSANQSILTTTFTGISVTPDALNSPSASDPVNHRFPFTFQPLFKNEPPLDFSDQKKREAIESELKQVISGLVKEIPNVPLVIHGEKVNSQRTLKSVNPAMPSQVLGKVSQAGINEGHSAVQVALMAFQDWKKSVVGERVELLRRVARHFQKIRSHLIALEILEVGKNWIEADGDVCESIDFLNYYANEMIRLGGHYSRRDLVSSYPGENNQLLLQPLGVVAAIPPWNFPLALSTGMIASGLVAGNCVIYKPSSLSPILGSRLVDIFLAEGVPPGVLQFLPGEGKVIGEFLIRHPEIPLITFTGSNEVGRHILEVTSNIQKGQKHFKRVIAEMGGKNAIIIDESADLDEAIQGVTGSAFGFQGQKCSACSRVIVHQGIYPEFVRRLKEVARDLIRGDPQSPSTDIGPVIDQNAKLKIESYIATGQKEADTVYIREGKEPGHFIGPAIFENVPLDSPLSQEEIFGPVLALFKAETFDHALTIANDSLFALTGGVYSRKPSHLEKAKDAFHAGNLYLNRKITGAMVGRHPFGGFNLSGMGMKTGGPDYLLQFMQVKSISENSSRRGYIPE; this comes from the coding sequence TTGGCCCACGTTCCTCTGAGCCGTTTTCCTCGGTCGATTCTTGACAAAGGTCCAATCGAATCCCATACTTATGAAATGGAGAAATATTCATCGGACGAACTTGAAAATAAAATAAGTGAGATCGGTGGAAAAATCATCGAGCGTTTAAATCAAAGGCCGTCTCTTCTGTCAGCGCTCACCCGCAACCATCTGACAGATAGCCTGATCTCACTCTCTTTAAAGAATAATGCTCTTAGATCTTCTCTTTTCCGTTTTATCGATGTCCTCCCCTCTCTGAAATCAGATCAGGAGGTGATCGCCGTCTTTCTTGAGTATCTTTCAGAGAAGTTGGACCAATTTCCGGCGTCATTTCGACAGGGATTGAAATGGGCCGAGAAGGGAACAGTCCTGAATCCCATTGCCGCCCGTTCGATTCGTTCCATGGTGGAATCCCTCGCATCCAGGTTTATTTTAGGAAAGAACTTTAAAGAGGCCATTCCCGCAATTTACCGACTTCAGAAGAGCGATAGAAGTGTTTCCGTTGACCTTTTGGGAGAAACCACGCTTTCCAGTTCCGAAGGAATCGCCTGCCAGAACCATTATCTTGAACTGCTGGAAAAATTACATGAGTTCCCATCCGAACGAAAAGGAGCCCAGATTTCGGTGAAACTCTCTTCCTTGAATCACCGGCTCAATCCTGCCGACTGGGACAATACCATCCGAACGTCCGTGGAACTGCTTCGGCCCATTTTTGAAAAGGCCAAAGCGCTTGGTGTTGCGGTCATTCTTGATATGGAATCGCATTATCTTAAAGATTTGATCATCAAGACGTTTACAACCTTGCTGGAAGAAGAATCCTTTCGCGAAAAACCGCATGCCGGAATTGCGATTCAGAATTATCTGGCGAGATCGCCTGAAGATTTGAATGGTCTTGTAAAATGGGCGGAATCGCGTAATCGCCCGATCATGATCCGCATGGTGAAAGGCGCATACTGGGATTATGAAATCGCTCAGGCTTTGCAGAAGAATTGGCCGATTCCGGTGTTTCTCAATAAAGGAGAGACCGATTTACAGATTGAAAAGGGGGTCGAATTTCTACTCGGTCATTCTCCATTAATCAGGACGATTATCGGAAGCCACAACATTCGCACCCTTTCGTCAGCCATCGCCATAAATGAACTTTCCGGATTTACCAAAGACCACCTTGAAATTCAGATGCTCTACGGCATGGCTGATCCGCTCCAAATAGCCCTTGTCGAGCTGGGACATTCTGTTCGAATCTACGCCCCGACAGGTGAAATCCTGCCGGGAATGGCCTATCTGATTCGTCGTCTAATGGAAAACAGCGCAAACCAATCTATTCTTACGACGACTTTTACTGGAATATCTGTTACGCCTGATGCCCTGAATTCACCGTCTGCCTCGGATCCGGTTAACCATCGCTTCCCTTTCACTTTTCAACCTCTCTTTAAAAACGAACCCCCTCTCGACTTTTCCGATCAGAAAAAAAGAGAGGCCATAGAGTCAGAGCTTAAACAGGTCATTTCTGGATTGGTGAAAGAGATTCCGAACGTCCCACTTGTCATCCATGGCGAGAAAGTCAACTCCCAGCGGACACTGAAATCCGTTAATCCCGCAATGCCGTCCCAGGTACTAGGCAAAGTTTCCCAAGCCGGAATTAACGAAGGTCATTCGGCAGTGCAAGTGGCTTTAATGGCATTTCAAGATTGGAAGAAAAGCGTTGTCGGCGAACGGGTTGAACTCCTGCGTCGCGTTGCCCGTCATTTTCAAAAAATCCGTTCTCATCTCATTGCGCTTGAGATCCTGGAGGTGGGTAAGAACTGGATAGAAGCAGATGGAGATGTCTGTGAATCCATTGATTTTCTGAATTATTATGCCAATGAAATGATTCGGCTTGGCGGCCACTATAGCAGGAGAGATCTTGTCTCTTCATATCCGGGAGAGAACAATCAGCTCCTGCTTCAGCCGCTTGGCGTGGTAGCGGCAATACCCCCCTGGAATTTTCCTCTCGCCCTCTCTACCGGAATGATCGCATCCGGCCTGGTTGCAGGAAATTGCGTAATCTATAAACCGTCATCCCTGAGTCCGATCCTCGGATCCAGGCTGGTTGACATTTTTCTGGCAGAAGGGGTTCCTCCAGGTGTTCTACAATTTCTTCCTGGTGAAGGAAAAGTAATTGGGGAATTTTTGATTCGACACCCCGAAATTCCGCTGATCACATTTACCGGTTCCAATGAGGTGGGGCGTCATATTCTCGAGGTCACTTCGAATATCCAGAAAGGGCAGAAGCATTTTAAGAGAGTCATCGCGGAAATGGGAGGGAAAAACGCAATCATCATCGATGAAAGCGCCGATCTGGATGAAGCAATCCAGGGTGTCACCGGTTCCGCATTTGGTTTCCAGGGGCAGAAATGCTCGGCCTGTTCCAGAGTCATTGTCCACCAAGGGATTTATCCGGAGTTTGTCCGAAGGTTAAAAGAAGTCGCCCGCGATCTCATCAGAGGCGACCCGCAATCTCCTTCCACCGATATCGGTCCGGTTATTGACCAGAATGCGAAATTGAAAATTGAATCGTACATTGCAACGGGACAAAAAGAGGCCGATACGGTTTATATTCGCGAAGGCAAGGAGCCAGGCCATTTCATCGGTCCGGCCATTTTTGAAAATGTTCCGCTTGATTCGCCACTTTCCCAGGAAGAAATATTCGGCCCCGTGCTCGCTCTCTTTAAGGCCGAAACGTTCGACCATGCCCTGACGATTGCCAACGATTCACTTTTTGCTCTCACAGGAGGGGTCTATTCAAGAAAACCGTCACATCTGGAAAAAGCGAAGGATGCATTTCATGCCGGAAACCTTTATCTCAACAGAAAGATTACAGGTGCCATGGTGGGTCGCCACCCCTTTGGCGGATTTAACCTTTCCGGAATGGGAATGAAAACAGGTGGTCCCGATTATCTTCTCCAGTTCATGCAGGTCAAGTCGATCTCCGAAAACTCCTCACGCCGCGGATACATCCCTGAATAG
- a CDS encoding sigma-54-dependent Fis family transcriptional regulator gives MAQMLMTALKTEGYEVTWAANGREGVAKFKENRFDLVISDLKLPYQTGLDILTLVKETRPEVPVILMTAFGTVETAVRAVKDGAFDFITKPFEPDHLLLLVKKALEGQKLLSEKMFLKDEYSENLNFPKIIGKSPKLMEMLEIVKKVSQNKTTVLLGGESGTGKELIAKALHILSPRKDAPFIALNCAAIPKDLLESELFGHERGSFTGATEKKLGKFELADKGTLFLDEIGDMDLGLQAKLLRVLEEHEMMRVGGTHLVKVDVRVIAATNKDLNVEIANKTFREDLYFRLNVFPIVIPPLRERKEDILPLAEYFIDYYCKEMRKEVKTLSEAAARELQEHSWLGNIRELQNSIERSVILSDKEIQPLHLGLRTLETFRDGELSQELPLGGGLMEASARAGKLVESKLIKRVLEQTEGNKTKAAEILKISFKTLHLKVKEYGLE, from the coding sequence ATGGCTCAAATGCTTATGACCGCCCTGAAAACAGAGGGTTACGAAGTGACATGGGCCGCCAACGGGAGGGAAGGAGTTGCCAAATTCAAGGAAAATCGCTTCGATCTGGTCATTAGCGATCTGAAACTCCCTTACCAGACCGGATTGGACATCCTGACGCTGGTAAAAGAGACCCGGCCCGAAGTGCCGGTGATATTGATGACAGCCTTTGGAACCGTTGAAACAGCGGTCAGGGCGGTGAAAGACGGGGCATTTGACTTCATCACCAAGCCATTTGAACCGGACCACCTTCTCCTTCTGGTTAAAAAGGCGTTGGAAGGTCAAAAACTGTTATCGGAAAAGATGTTCTTGAAGGACGAATACTCAGAAAATTTGAATTTTCCGAAAATTATCGGAAAAAGCCCTAAATTAATGGAAATGCTGGAGATTGTGAAAAAGGTATCGCAGAACAAGACCACGGTGTTGCTGGGAGGAGAAAGCGGAACCGGAAAGGAACTGATCGCCAAGGCGCTCCACATATTAAGTCCGCGAAAAGATGCCCCTTTTATCGCGCTCAACTGTGCGGCAATCCCAAAAGATCTGCTGGAATCAGAACTTTTTGGACATGAAAGAGGTTCGTTCACAGGGGCGACTGAAAAGAAATTGGGGAAGTTTGAGCTTGCGGACAAGGGGACGCTATTTCTTGATGAGATTGGAGACATGGACCTCGGCCTCCAGGCGAAACTCCTCAGGGTTCTTGAGGAGCATGAAATGATGCGGGTTGGCGGCACTCATCTGGTCAAAGTGGATGTTCGTGTTATCGCCGCAACCAATAAAGATCTCAATGTGGAAATTGCCAACAAGACCTTTCGGGAAGATCTCTACTTCCGTTTAAATGTGTTTCCCATAGTGATTCCGCCGCTTCGCGAGCGAAAGGAAGATATTCTCCCTCTGGCGGAATATTTTATCGACTACTACTGCAAAGAGATGAGGAAAGAGGTAAAAACCCTTTCGGAGGCGGCGGCAAGAGAGCTACAGGAACATTCCTGGCTGGGAAATATCCGCGAACTTCAAAATAGCATCGAGAGATCGGTCATCCTTTCCGACAAAGAGATTCAACCTCTCCACTTAGGGCTAAGAACGCTCGAAACCTTCAGGGATGGAGAGCTCTCGCAAGAACTTCCTTTAGGAGGGGGTCTGATGGAAGCCAGTGCCCGGGCGGGCAAGTTAGTGGAGTCGAAACTCATCAAGAGGGTATTGGAACAGACCGAAGGGAACAAGACCAAAGCCGCTGAAATCCTTAAGATCAGTTTCAAAACGCTCCATCTCAAGGTAAAAGAATATGGTTTGGAATAG
- a CDS encoding prepilin-type N-terminal cleavage/methylation domain-containing protein: MNNKGFTMIEMMIVVAIIGVLAALSAPSYNRFIAHQRLNGATREIYSVMKGIRVSAIKEGTQYAIFPNTSTQLEVIVPPTNYIAFSDAVNAGINPPFTVQSTYDLSTLGYTGVSVTATSIVPIFQRTGFVSTVDTSGSTPLFSHTTTPGNFVFTSSYGETKQISINMAGHALIQ, translated from the coding sequence ATGAATAACAAGGGGTTTACAATGATCGAAATGATGATTGTTGTCGCCATTATTGGTGTTTTAGCGGCGTTGTCAGCTCCATCGTACAATCGATTTATCGCGCATCAACGGTTAAACGGAGCGACACGGGAAATCTATTCTGTTATGAAGGGAATCCGGGTATCCGCGATCAAAGAAGGGACCCAATATGCCATCTTCCCCAATACGTCGACCCAGTTGGAGGTCATTGTTCCACCGACAAACTATATTGCCTTTTCAGATGCGGTGAATGCGGGTATCAATCCTCCCTTTACGGTCCAAAGTACCTATGATTTAAGTACGTTAGGTTATACCGGTGTTTCGGTCACTGCGACATCGATTGTTCCAATATTTCAACGTACAGGTTTTGTATCTACGGTGGATACTTCGGGAAGTACTCCGCTATTTTCGCATACGACGACACCCGGGAATTTTGTTTTTACAAGCAGCTACGGTGAGACCAAACAAATATCCATTAACATGGCAGGACACGCTTTAATTCAATAA
- a CDS encoding prepilin-type N-terminal cleavage/methylation domain-containing protein, which produces MSIRLNQSGQNGFTLVEVLIALAVMAMGLLMAANLQTTAIAGNKNSSSMSVGTLLGQQALEQLQTYSSAADPSLTAGTHTAGTEVVNHPSLIPDTTFNGIVYTRQYSVATDSPTLGIRTITLNVQWSDKTSHQVTLVGRMVP; this is translated from the coding sequence ATGTCCATTCGTCTGAATCAATCTGGTCAAAACGGTTTTACGTTGGTCGAGGTCCTCATTGCGCTGGCTGTCATGGCCATGGGCCTGTTGATGGCGGCAAATCTTCAAACGACTGCGATCGCGGGAAACAAGAATTCCTCTTCGATGAGTGTCGGTACGCTTCTTGGTCAGCAGGCGCTTGAACAGCTCCAGACTTATAGCTCTGCCGCAGACCCTTCGTTGACGGCAGGAACTCATACCGCAGGCACGGAGGTGGTGAATCACCCCTCCTTAATTCCGGATACCACCTTCAACGGGATTGTTTATACCCGACAATATTCGGTCGCGACGGATAGTCCGACATTAGGCATTCGAACCATAACTTTAAATGTTCAATGGAGTGATAAGACCAGCCATCAGGTGACACTGGTAGGAAGGATGGTTCCTTAA